The Antennarius striatus isolate MH-2024 chromosome 20, ASM4005453v1, whole genome shotgun sequence genome includes a region encoding these proteins:
- the LOC137587869 gene encoding zinc finger C2HC domain-containing protein 1A-like, whose product MKPKTGNNQAEPLKKPSNWRKKHEDFIATIRAAKTFTQVKKDGGPLPPPPPPTYDPDYIQCPCCQRRFNKCAADRHIKFCQEQAARMPNKNKSDVKKTPARTQYKPSAPVIKVSTIPSTTSRLPQRSGLGQSTTIPASKMTSMKNNPSGLTSPPSGVGNKNRAVGSGYGPVRDAQTGAALNKKILNTPISRNDIVDMNDESSNGMKTKFCHCCGTKYIVESAKFCCHCGIKRMCI is encoded by the exons ATGAAACCCAAG ACAGGAAATAACCAGGCAGAGCCTCTTAAAAAGCCGTCCAACTGGCGCAAGAAACATGAGGACTTCATTGCTACCATCCGTGCTGCCAAGACATTCACTCAGGTCAAGAAAGATGGGGGGCCTttaccccctccacctcctcctacATATGACCCAG ACTACATCCAGTGCCCCTGCTGTCAGCGGAGGTTCAACAAGTGCGCAGCCGACCGACACATCAAATTCTGCCAGGAGCAGGCTGCCCGTATGCCCAACAAGAACAAGTCAGATGTCAAGAAGACTCCTGCTCGCACACAA taCAAGCCTTCCGCTCCTGTGATAAAGGTATCAACCATTCCTTCAACCACCTCTCGTTTACCCCAAAGGTCTGGCCTGGGACAATCCACCA CAATCCCAGCTAGTAAGATGACTTCAATGAAGAATAATCCTTCTGGCCTCACGAGTCCACCCTCGGG TGTGGGAAACAAGAATCGAGCCGTGGGCTCTGGCTATGGTCCTGTGAGGGATGCACAGACTGGAGCAGCTCTTAACAAAAAGATATTAAACACTCCCATATCTAG GAATGATATTGTTGACATGAATGACGAAAGCAGCAATGGGATGAAGACCAAGTTTTGTCATTGTTGTGGGACCAAGTACATTGTTGAATCTGCCAAATTCTGCTGTCACTGTGGAATCAAGAGGATGTGCATCTGA